DNA sequence from the Mangifera indica cultivar Alphonso chromosome 18, CATAS_Mindica_2.1, whole genome shotgun sequence genome:
ttttggtgAACAGTTTATAAGATGAAGAAAGTTTGAGCTTTTATTACTCACATACCTGAATCATCTGTTATTTGGTGATGAAACAGGtaaaaaaaagttcaatttcAGGCAAGACAGagataatttagctcctttccACAATTTAGACAATACCCTTTATAGAATTTAAGCTGGGGGCTCCCAAATCTGATAATGCTGAGAGGGATGTGTAACTCTCTGAGTCGACTGACTAAGCCTGTTTTGAAGTAAATTCAACAACCACATCAGTTGTTTGTTTATTTGCAGCTCTCAATTTCAAGGCTGAAAAAAATGAATCTCTTTAAGCCCTTTGGGTCTAATCCTGACTTCACTGTGAATAAACCATGTTTCAGAGCCTTCAACATTTTAATAAAGACTTGTCATACAagttttaatttctaattttgtatattgataTAAACAATTGCCTATATAAACATTACAAAAACTGAAAACTAGTATACAACCATACATATGAGGAAATAAGATACACCTGTGCAATGGTAGCATTGCCTTTTATGTTAACACAGTCCAAATCTTTTCCTGCATGTCTATCCTTGCCACCTCAATCTACATCCTATCCCTTTGTCCTCGCAGAACTCTGACCTATAAATGCCTGTTGGATGTGATTGAACAATGCTTCATTCTCCTGTAAttgttttcttaattatttgttaGTTGTTGGACATGGTGAAATTTATGATCATTTGTAGTTGTTCCATGATGAGAAGATTAATTAGTTACATTACAGAAGGTTTATCTTTGTATAACTGCTAACTGGTGGTTGACCTTTTGCCATTCACAGGCTGGAAATTCAACTGAAATAGTTGAGGTGACCTCAACCATTCAAGATGGGATACAGCAGGATCTCGCTTTAGAGATAGGACCAAGAACTCCTGAGGATACATCAGGGGACTTTGTCAGGATAAACATGCCCTCAACGCCAAGTCCTACTCCcagaaaagttaatttttctcCCATATCCAGCCCTAGTCCATTAAAAATCTGGGATTCCCCAGGTCTCTCTTCATCAAAAAGTAAGTCAACCTTGAAAAACCTCCTTCCAAAGCTAAGTTTTAAGTTTCGGAATTATACATCAGATATTGAAAAGGCTGGCATCCTTGCCCTGGGAAGTTCATATGCGGAAACTCGAGAGAAGCCTCATATTTTCAGGACTTTATCCCTTACAAATCTTTTCACACCCAAAACAAATAGAATGTCATCTTTACCTATAACCCCGATTTCTCACTCAAATCCAGAGTCTATGCATGGGGGAAAGACAATTGATGCTTTGAACGCTGGTGTAAGTACTACACCTCTGTTGGCTGAAAATTATTACCATGTATTGAGTACTAATCTTTATCATATAAGCAATCTAGTAGTGCATGATGATAGGTGAATATTACATCTGTAATAACTACAACAGCATTCCAGAATAATACTGAAATGCTTCGTACTATTGAAAGCCAACCAATACCCTTCATTCCAATTTGCTGTACAAATATAGGTGTGCTGTGAATCCTTGTCTGAGGATTCTCTTTCTCTAAATGTCTTGAATTAACCATTTGTAGTCAGTTCAATCTCTGGGTGAGTTGATTAGCTAAATTGAAACTGCTTCCCCAAAATCCAGTTGTACAACACATTTTGTTTGTAGTGAGGGATTAATATGCCTGTATTATCTTGCATCATCCAGAGTTGAGTTATGGCTCCTATATATCTATAATGTGCAGATTTGCCTTCTGCATTTGCAGTGCATTGATATTAAACAGCTACTTCTATCATACATGtgcccttttttcttttcttaaatatATGCAGGTATATATTGACATGTTGAATTTTATCCCCGGTTTTGTCATTTAATTCCCCTCTTTACAGAAATGGGGAGGTCAACGACCTATACATCGTTCACATTCAGTACCTGTGCTCATCATAGATGGTAGCATAAGACAGTTGGATTCTTTAGGTGGTGTATTTCGTGTCATTCCTTCCACTCCACATATGGCTGAGGGTACTGCCACAACAACATCAAACATGCATCCTTCAAATGTTACTGGTAAACTTTATTCTCACAGTTCTCTTATGTCCTCGTCTCCACAGCAAGAATAATGAAAGAGACCGGCATTAAAGTTAGAATCTTTCGCTTTGTGTTTCATGTTTgactaatagaaaattttcttgCTAAGTCAATTGATTTGTGTGGGCTGATTATATGCAggagtagggctggattcgagtcgagccaggtcgagcccgaaatgagccggccttagccgagctcgagccactcgtcagattttcaaattaaaatttttaatacaaaacgacgtcgttttgaccaatatatattaaaacgatgtcgttttgataacgaaaaacgagccAAGCCAAATTTGAGCCCGAAATGAGCTGGCCTTACCCGAGCTcggtcgagctcgagcccgaaCTCGAGCCAgctatatatgaaccgagccgagttTTAGCTCGGCTCGGCTAGAATCCAGCCCTatgaactcggctcggctcgaatccagccctatgcAGGAGTAATGAATTATATTAGTTTAATGCTTTCctgatatttttagtttttgaaattgatCTTTTTTTGACTAATCTATACTGATTCTCTGAAAGTCTCTGGTTAATGGGCTTGGATTTGTTTGCGTATTCAGTTTTCAGTagcaacattttttttaaatttaatttgcaatAACCAACCTATGCCTTATCTTAGTGCTATTGTTCAGATGAACATGATAATGGCGGCGAAGATATTCCTGTGGAAGAAGCTGTTTGCAGAATATGCTTGATTGAACTGGGAGAAGGTGGTGACACCCTCAAGATGGAATGTAGCTGTAAAGGTGAACTTGCATTAGCCCACCAAGAATGTGCTGTAAAATGGTTTAGCCTTAAAGATAACAAAATATGTGACGTGTGCAAGCAAGAAGTCCAAAATCTTCCTGTTACCCTTTTACGACTTAAAAACCAGGCCAGTAGTTTACAAGGAGGTAGAACTCAGCAAACAGAGGTTCGTCGTTACAGGCAAGTAACTATGTTTGATGGTTGCAATGTCTAGGAAATAATAAATCATGATTCCTtcataaacataattttagaaaaaaaaatgaaatggccTGGCTGTGGgctaatagttttatttttttttactcttgTTAAATGTCTTCTCCAAAGATTAATAACTTAATTCATATTTGTCAGGTTTTGGCAGGATGTTCCCATTCTTGTCCTTGTCAGCATGCTGGCTTACTTTGTTTTTCTAGAACAGCTTCTGGTAAGTTTCGCAACTTCTAAATCCtgctttttcaaattattgCAGCTGCTAATATTACAATATGAGCAGGTTGGGAAAATGAAGTCTGGCGCGATTGCTATCTCGCTCCCATTCTCATGCATATTGGGCCTTCTTGCCTCATTGGCGTCAACAACAATGGGTAGTGTTGAGTTTCTATTTCTAATCTAGGAATTCATAAGTTGGCTATCAGAAGTAATATCCAAGTACCTACCTGACGCTCCTTTACATTGTATGCACAGTGCGGAGAAAATATGTTTGGATTTATGCTGTTATCCAGTATGGACTAGTGGTTCTCTCTGCTCATCTTTTCTATTCTTTGGTAAGAGATTCTTAACTGACAATAAATTTGTAAGAATTCAGTGGTTCTACATAGAATTTACAGTTGATTAAACCAGTTTGCTATAATGAAGAATGAACACAAATGATGATGAGTTTAGGATTACCAAACTATTGATGCAATATCTACTTGTAGATATATGATTTGTGTGTCTTGTATGTTTGTGGGGGATCCATAGCTTCACTTGCAGGCTCTTCTATCTGTTCTGCTTGCCGCTTTTGCTGGATTTGGAATCACAATGTGTGTCAATTATTTTCTCGGTGAGGTTTTGAGTTGGAGGATAAGATGGGCTACGTGGTCAAGTCAACAGCCTCAGACTGAGGAGGAGACACGGCAGGATCAACTGCCTGCAACTGTCCATCAAATCCAGACCAATTCTCACCACGAAACGGATCCAAGAGTTTCAGAAGCTGCAGTGGCGACTGACTTGGCACATTGAAGATATTTAATGGCATAAGATGAAAGTCTTCTGGCTGCTTAGAAACtatatcatatttgtataaaCGTCGGTTGCATGTTTGTATATACAGAGTCTCCTTAAGTGTTTAATATCATGCATTTACCATATACACAAGCAAGATCTTGCATATGTTGTTTCTGGGTATGTCTGGATTTCAGCAGTGTTGTGAAATCTTTAACACTAGTTTTGAGTttaatgaaaagagaaataaaaatgaaacatgTGTTCCGTAAAATAGGTTGTCAAGATAGCTTTACTTTACAAGTAATGAATTATATAAGGTAAATGAAGCAGCTTTGCAATGAATTTGAGCCACCCTGTAATATTGAAGAAAGTCATAAAAACAAGAGGTTTTTACAACAACATGCTGAGGAGTAAATAATTGCCCTTAAACCCATTGCAGCCACCATTTAATGGTTTAAAACAACAGGTCACCCTAAGTCTAGGAGTCTAAAACACATAACAAATCTACAGTTCAAATTCAATGACAAACTTCCCCAAAGTTACAGAAAACACAATTAGCCATGTGCGCTAGGCCAATATTATCTTAAGGTGGCAATCTTTAAAGGTactcaacaaaaaaatatatggtaATTGTAACAAAGCATTTTGCAACAGAATAAATAATCACTTGAATGCACCTCAAAGTAATCCAACTGTTTAAGGAGCAACTTCACATTATTCCTGTCAGTGTCATTAAATATATCCTAGCAACAGCCGTTTTTACTTACAAAGGAAGTTTTTTTCTTCCTCCCAAACTCTTCCAAACTCTTAAGTGCCATCAATGGTGTTTTTGACCTTGAATATACAATGGAACCAATTGGTTAATCTCACGGCAACCAGATTATGTTCACACAAAGCTACTCCTGAGAAAACCAACTGGTTGAAAAGAGATGAACGACCATGCTGGCAAATAGAAATGCAACTCCATGACAAAGAAGAGCTTCATATGACTTGCATCTGAAAACAGTATGCTATTGCCTGTAACTAGAACTGCTAACCTTGTTTGACAATAACGGTTTTTCCTTTGAGCTGGTACTTGACACTGTTTCAGAGTTGCCAGATTGGTTTTCAGCAACCCCAGGTCTCATCCAGATTTTTATATGCCCCTCTCGGCAGACAGTAAGAACAGATTCCTGGGTAAATATCAAACCAGACAGTGGTTCAGTGTGAACCCGGTGAGCAACCAGCGAAGAAAGCTTAGGGACATCTCGCATGCTTGGAGCAGGTTGCAATGTCCCTACTGGACAAACGTTGTCCCAATGGGATGATTGGCTTCCAGTACTGAAAGTAGGGGAACCTCCAGGAGGGCCTCGGCGTAGTGGCACCACAATCTCATCCATTTCTAGGTCCCACAGAAGCAACTGTGTATCCTGCTCACAAATCATAATCATATAAGTTTCAACAATGATCAAATGTGAGGAATTCAAAGCATAGAGGTGATTTGAGGCCAAGGATGGTTAGGTTGGCAAAAAACAAGATATATCTCATATACATTGTCTAGCTCACATATAAGTAATTTCTAGAGTAGAAATAAATGAAGTCAAGCATACTAGTGATGGAGGAGGCAAAGTCCAATAAACTGAATTTCTGTATATTTCTAAATAAGGTAGATGAATCCCCTCCTGCCTCTTCAGGTCTGAGGCAATAACATAAAGATGAAAAGTTTAGGGAAAAAACCCATACATCCTCCGAGACATGTaggattaatttaaaaaataactaaaattatcttatttcattatcttcattgatatcatttttttacCATATATCTAACTCAGAGCGTCCTCAAAATCTGTAACTACAAGATGGCTTATTACACCGATGGAGGTTTATGTTATTTTAGCCAAACTTTCTATGTTCTGTTATTACCATAATCAACAGGGAAGGTTTCTGTGATTTGTTATATCTATAAAACATGAACATTCACTCTGATCAAAGGTCAACAAGTCAATTCTCAGAACCTTACTTTCAACAACAAACATATCACCACTTAGCCTGGTAATTATTGATGGACACTTGAAGACCAAACTTAGCCCAGCAAATATTAACAGATACTTGAAGACCAAACAACAAATCTGTTTAGTCTCAAATCTTATTCTTTCAGTCTTCTGATTTTCAGGATCATGTTACATATAAATCAGAAAGAGTAACAGCCCCTGGtacacaaaatatatacaagGCCAAAATTCTCCACTTAATACCCTGGCTAACCCTAGTTTCTTTCATGTATTTTCATTCAAAGTTCAATGAATAGAAAGTTGAACTATTGAAGTGTTAATTTCAGGTTTGAAACTTCAGAAGCATAATCATTCAATGAGTAGCTACATTTCCACATTAGACAACACCATGAATGAAGGCATCATAGATAACATATACAATCCTCTTCCTACCAGACCTTTCAGTAACTACTGATCATATACCTGACCAACTGAGCCAAACCGGTACATGACAGTCTCCCCTGTGCCATCTGAATTTGGCGATGACCAGTATGAATCAAAAGCTACACCACTGACCTGCCAACAACATCCAGAAAGAACTGTGTAAGGAAGATTTAATCATCTTCCATTGATTATAAAAAACCAGCAATTATTTGACAAAATCTTACCCAAGAATTGTGCCCCTCACCCCAAGCTACAACTTTGCGATCTTCCATACTCCATACTTGAACTAGATCATCTTCACCACCAGTCAGAATGTATTTTCCATCCATGCTGTTCAGTAAGACTTCGTTGTAAAATTAACCTTCTATATTTAGAGGGAATAATAATACTTGAAAAGCAAAATTCTTCTTTTAaaaggtatttaaaaaaaaaaaacctaatggGACCAAAAGAactgtataatatatttaactgACATAGAGAAAAGAATATCTGGAAGAGAAGTTTCTACAAATATCTGTAAGCTAGAGCCataaaaagtatagatattTACCTCCAAGCACAACATAATAAAGCACCATAGTAACTTTTGCCCCCACATATAAGTTGTTCTTTTGAATAGTCAAAAACTCGTAGATAACCTATATGTGATGAAAAACTTTCGTTCACACAGGCTAATAGACAAGAGGCATAAGATGTTACGAATAGATGTCAAGATTTTACCATCTCTTCCAATAGTTGCTAAGTAGGTACCATCACTTGAGAAAGCAATGCTATTAATTGAGCCCTGACAAATATGCCATCTGGCAATAGGGTTGCTCTGCATAAGAATTGCACAATATAAACAAGCACATGGATCAGGCCACAGAAAATCAACAATATGTAATAAACAGTTTAAACAACCAGCAATTATCAAATCCCAGTACTCAGCTATGCCCCAATTACATGGTTCCCACCCTTAGCCTAATTGTCTTTTACTTGGACTTAATAAAATTCTAGACCACTTGacaatttaaatatgttaagGCAAACCCATGTTTTTATGtgcatattaataatatgttccATACAGTTGAAATACAACTTTGTGAATGAACCCAATTAGTTCCAAGTTATTGAGTATGAGAGTCAGACCTGATAGAGAgcaaaaatggtaaaaatatcCAAACAATAGTCTAGCAAAGCACAAACAGACAGACATATGAGACAGTACTTGGAAGATACAATTGAAAAGATACATTTAACTGGGTGTGGATCTAATAAACAAGTATATGGATATCTAGGCTTTGTTtaataatcaaacataaaaaagtgTGTGTGACAGAGAGATAGAGATAGTGGGAGAAAGGgcaaaaagaaactgaaaaaacTTTATGAAATATAGGATAACATCAAAAACTGGACGACTGAAAGCTGAATAGACATTATCGAATTGTTACCCACgtgtcaataaaaaaattaactaataaagACTCCAACTGAAAGAGTCAAGATCTCAGAaagatttaatatttgattatagtACTGTTAGCAACATCAAGAAACCTGCAACTTTCCTAGAATCCAGAGGCAAACATGTAAAAGGGCCTAATAATTAAAGTTGAGCTACATTTTAATAGCCTGTAACATagatattatataatgaaataatctGTTGCTTCTGAATTTGATAGCAATGCCAAggactaatttttttaataagaaaatgagaaaaaagcaACACACTTCAGAAACCATATCCAAAAAAGTTCTAGCTTTAGATAGCATATAATCCAGTACCTTACTATAACGAGCATGAGCAACAGAAAATTGAGTTTGATCTTTAATAAGCGGGAATGAAGAATCACCAGCACCATCCTTGcactgaaaaatatttaaagcaCAAGCACATCATTACACATAGCACCATGAGATATGAAAGTAAGAATAAAACATTTCTCTTCATATTTGTGGCTTGCCTTTTCATACACATACAAATTCCCATCGGCATGAGCAACAACAAAAGCACCATCCCCGCCAGGAACCCATGCAATACTTGTACAACGACTGTTCAAAAACAAGCATCAATAAAACTGGTTTTGGGAATGTCAAGCACAGAATATTAAAAGATCTGACacagtaacataaaaaaaattagaaacaagCCTGTTGTTTTAACCATTGCCAAGGCCAGCCAAGAGAGAATTAACTTCAAGAATAAACAAACCCCAAATAAAGCTGGTTGAAGTGATAATGCAAGAATTTGAGAAAGGGTTAGAGGCAAGCCAAAAATATCttgcaaaaaaaattttcatgcaCCAAGCCTTCCCCAATATATATCGtgcaaaacttaaaaaaaaaaaaaaaaactagaagatttttctatttgttttcCACAGAGAACTCTGCATTATATCCTTATATTTACTCATCAACATAGATGGAGTTACTagctttttaaaattcataaaaagactatgttttctttctctttcttatatttttaagcaTCCCACAGTAGGATAATAATTACCAAAACTTTGAAAAGATGACAGTAATGATATGCCAAAATAAGGAACAATTTGCAAAATATAGGACAAAAATGCTAATGCAATAACACTGTCAACCCTAACTATCTTCCCTAACCAGGTGGCAGCACAAAGAAGTTTTAGAAACATAGGTGCAACACCCAATGAACCCAATAATTACACCTActtaaaatataacatatatatatatatgagaaacaTGACAATCACGCTTAGTATAAAGATATAAAAAGCTGTattgaatatattataattaagtagTCTTGCCTGTTATTAACAGAGCCATCTTTATTATAGTGCTGAGCCCCAAGAAGCTTCTTCCCTATGTCCTGTAATTGCTGTCTCAGTGACACCGAGTAGACTACAACAATACACACAGAGCAATAAATTTGGAAAGTTAAAACCTTCCAATGAACCTTAAGATTCAAAATTCAAGTTGAAGACATTACCATCACCAGAATTCAAGCCAATAAGCAAGTCATGGCCATCCTTTGCATCTTGATCAAATGCGTGGTACACAGGATTTGAATTACTAAAATGAATAGACTTTATTGGATCCTACATTCAgcaataaacaacaaaaatttcatttgaaaatccaaaaaaaactCACTGctcattaaaaacctaaacattaaaaaagaaaaatcacctTATCGTGGGAGTTCAAGTCACTAATAAAGATAGTATCCCCTACATTGAAGATTAAGTAAGTTCCTTTGCCATCAAAGTTTGTATTAGTCATTGTACTACTAGAACTTGAAGCACCCAATGAACCAATCCTACTACTCCCACTAAGACTTTTACTCCCACCATTGCCTCCACCAAAACCAAGTGCACGACCTCCATTCCCAGCACCCAACAACCTAGCTGCAGCTGAGCGTACCCCACTGCTAGCACTGAAGCTTGAAGGTAGGGCTGTGGGTG
Encoded proteins:
- the LOC123201860 gene encoding E3 ubiquitin-protein ligase MARCHF7-like, giving the protein MGNEEEPVLKENDDEGVRKVSSDHLAQRAGNSTEIVEVTSTIQDGIQQDLALEIGPRTPEDTSGDFVRINMPSTPSPTPRKVNFSPISSPSPLKIWDSPGLSSSKSKSTLKNLLPKLSFKFRNYTSDIEKAGILALGSSYAETREKPHIFRTLSLTNLFTPKTNRMSSLPITPISHSNPESMHGGKTIDALNAGKWGGQRPIHRSHSVPVLIIDGSIRQLDSLGGVFRVIPSTPHMAEGTATTTSNMHPSNVTDEHDNGGEDIPVEEAVCRICLIELGEGGDTLKMECSCKGELALAHQECAVKWFSLKDNKICDVCKQEVQNLPVTLLRLKNQASSLQGGRTQQTEVRRYRFWQDVPILVLVSMLAYFVFLEQLLVGKMKSGAIAISLPFSCILGLLASLASTTMVRRKYVWIYAVIQYGLVVLSAHLFYSLLHLQALLSVLLAAFAGFGITMCVNYFLGEVLSWRIRWATWSSQQPQTEEETRQDQLPATVHQIQTNSHHETDPRVSEAAVATDLAH
- the LOC123201859 gene encoding probable catabolite repression protein creC, producing MINSANGMISTSSSSPNAQSPGLKTYFKTPEGRYKLHYEKTHPSGLLHYAHGKTVTQVTLANLKDKPAPSTPTALPSSFSASSGVRSAAARLLGAGNGGRALGFGGGNGGSKSLSGSSRIGSLGASSSSSTMTNTNFDGKGTYLIFNVGDTIFISDLNSHDKDPIKSIHFSNSNPVYHAFDQDAKDGHDLLIGLNSGDVYSVSLRQQLQDIGKKLLGAQHYNKDGSVNNSRCTSIAWVPGGDGAFVVAHADGNLYVYEKCKDGAGDSSFPLIKDQTQFSVAHARYSKSNPIARWHICQGSINSIAFSSDGTYLATIGRDGYLRVFDYSKEQLICGGKSYYGALLCCAWSMDGKYILTGGEDDLVQVWSMEDRKVVAWGEGHNSWVSGVAFDSYWSSPNSDGTGETVMYRFGSVGQDTQLLLWDLEMDEIVVPLRRGPPGGSPTFSTGSQSSHWDNVCPVGTLQPAPSMRDVPKLSSLVAHRVHTEPLSGLIFTQESVLTVCREGHIKIWMRPGVAENQSGNSETVSSTSSKEKPLLSNKVSSSSYRQ